From one Dermacentor silvarum isolate Dsil-2018 chromosome 3, BIME_Dsil_1.4, whole genome shotgun sequence genomic stretch:
- the LOC119446777 gene encoding N-alpha-acetyltransferase 35, NatC auxiliary subunit gives MAEEEHSFLDGGRENSLLCKNDPPAPTYCWKDITKEFREATRELELGELVHDEMFTLFEAMSAIEMMDPKMDAGMMCNFGNKKVMNFDQALSAGVLKIADLSPAEHIGIIDSTLACLVTWLEGHSLAQTVFTNLYLHKPHQVEDKVMKAFSICVLKMVDMIKNFVTKAAVFEEEDFQPVVYGFKLAWDVTEVRAAGMMKEVEDELSKKVKATRAKPGEEMDSAQLACHEEAVAVYSRIKFCRFFQQALIVFNKKGSDGVEEVERLLQQCLEVLPVLRRTIAQGVQPDPNAEGTNRADYPTVMGFEPLVNQRLLPPTFPRYTKIKPREDTMDYLEALIGRLRHVCRIVDCSSFHSAIDFLGEFSKTWPCVLSRSVVQLLYLPCPGKVLGNLTMVDVLKDSVRTFIRPPVLSQRGNNALGNHPHARELVDAFLNHCVRPFTSMVHISGHNRARQRDKLTHLLEELAVLQDEADRLDTVLHSISLKMESSLPHQPQQQLACFTTWVLHHVLRTMIRYLLSGFELELYSAHEYGYIYWYLYEFLYGWMISALSRADAFLMEQEARAEQQRTGRPVKKGKRRKKPCPHSREIFISQAYQNLCGGYYKTLAGFTLDGKLRRPCPEFDKEKVRYEHRFAPFNSILTPPPVQYAQYKEMTDPYKYQPPPTPEDMYLAACKCFQNARMLLDNVPDLNSELTSVMKVAKTNFVVVKLLLSGHKKDSTILPEFDFSQHKNFPIIRI, from the exons ATGGCCGAAGAGGAACATTCGTTTCTAGACGGTGGCCGAGAAAACTCACTTTTGTGCAAAAATGATCCACCAGCGCCAACCTATTGCTGGAAAGACATCACGAAGGAGTTCAGGGAAGCCACCAGGGAGCTTGAACTGGGTGAGCTCGTCCACGACGAAATGTTCACCCTCTTCGAAGCCATGTCTGCGATTGAGATGATGGATCCGAAAATGGACGCTGGAATGATGTGTAACTTTGGCAACAAGAAAGTGATGAATTTTGACCAGGCTCTGAGTGCGGGTGTGCTTAAGATAGCCGATTTGAGCCCGGCAGAACACATCGGCATAATCGACTCGACACTTGCCTGTCTTGTAACGTGGCTGGAAGGCCACTCTTTGGCACAGACCGTGTTCACTAACCTCTACTTGCACAAGCCACACCAGGTCGAGGACAAGGTGATGAAGGCTTTTTCCATCTGTGTCCTCAAGATGGTCGACATGATTAAGAACTTCGTCACCAAGGCCGCTGTGTTCGAGGAAGAAGACTTCCAGCCAGTTGTGTATGGTTTCAAATTGGCCTGGGACGTCACCGAAGTCCGGGCCGCAGGAATGATGAAGGAAGTCGAGGACGAACTCTCAAAGAAAGTAAAGGCAACCAGGGCAAAGCCAGGAGAAGAGATGGATTCGGCGCAACTGGCCTGCCATGAAGAGGCCGTGGCAGTTTACTCAAGAATCAAGTTCTGCCGTTTCTTCCAGCAGGCACTGATCGTTTTTAACAAAAAGGGAAGCGACGGCGTCGAAGAAGTGGAGCGCCTTCTTCAGCAGTGCCTTGAGGTTCTGCCCGTTCTGCGGCGGACCATCGCACAAGGTGTGCAGCCCGACCCCAATGCGGAAGGAACCAACCGCGCCGACTACCCAACGGTGATGGGATTCGAGCCGTTGGTTAACCAGAGGCTACTTCCGCCTACTTTCCCCCGTTACACAAAAATAAAGCCACGCGAAGACACTATGGACTACCTGGAGGCCTTGATCGGTCGGCTGCGACATGTGTGCCGCATCGTGGACTGCTCCTCGTTTCACTCGGCCATCGACTTCCTTGGCGAGTTTAGCAAGACCTGGCCTTGTGTCCTGTCGAG GTCCGTGGTACAGCTATTGTACTTGCCCTGCCCGGGCAAGGTTCTTGGCAATTTGACCATGGTGGATGTTCTCAAGGACTCAGTCCGTACTTTCATCCGGCCACCCGTGCTGTCGCAGCGAGGCAATAATGCCCTTGGCAACCATCCGCATGCCCGTGAGCTTGTTGATGCTTTCCTCAACCACTGTGTGCGGCCCTTCACCTCAATGGTGCACATAAGTGGCCACAACAGGGCACGCCAGCGAGACAAATTGACACACCTTCTGGAGGAACTTGCTGTGCTGCAGGATGAAGCCGATCGCCTCGACACAGTGCTGCACAGCATCTCGCTCAAAATGGAGTCATCCCTGCCTCACCAACCTCAACAGCAGCTGGCTTGCTTCACCACTTGGGTGTTGCACCATGTTCTTCGCACCATGATTCGCTATCTTCTCTCAGGCTTTGAGCTTGAACTATACTCTGCACATGAATATGGTTACATCTACTGGTATTTGTACGAGTTCCTCTATGGCTGGATGATCTCGGCACTTTCGCGTGCTGATGCATTCCTGATGGAACAGGAGGCACGTGCTGAACAGCAACGCACTGGACGCCCTGTGAAGAAAGGTAAACGCCGCAAGAAACCTTGCCCCCACAGCCGTGAAATCTTCATAAGCCAGGCATATCAGAATTTATGTGGTGGCTATTACAAGACCCTGGCAGGCTTCACACTGGATGGCAAGTTGCGGAGGCCATGCCCAGAGTTTGACAAGGAAAAG GTTCGCTATGAACATCGTTTTGCACCCTTCAATAGCATCCTGACTCCGCCTCCTGTACAGTATGCTCAGTACAAGGAGATGACTGATCCATACAAGTATCAACCACCTCCAACGCCAGAGGACATGTACTTGGCAGCGTGCAAGTGCTTCCAGAATGCGCGTATGTTGCTCGACAATGTGCCTGACCTCAACAGTGAACTGACTAGTGTAATGAAAGTGGCCAAGACAAACTTTGTTGTTGTGAAACTCCTGCTGAGTGGCCACAAGAAGGATTCTACAATCTTGCCGGAATTTGACTTCAGCCAGCACAAGAATTTTCCCATCATCAGAATTTGA